One stretch of Oryzias latipes chromosome 7, ASM223467v1 DNA includes these proteins:
- the LOC101171492 gene encoding F-actin-monooxygenase mical1 isoform X3: MANQESANASHATFDLFIQAKTCQEVKQHFSDLCVQLKLDPKDYRSFYSKLKERLNYWKAKALWTKLDKRASHEDYQQGKACSNNKCLVLGAGPCGLRTAIELSLLGAQVVLVEKREDFSRNNVLHLWPFTIYDLRELGAKKFYGKFCSGSLDHISIRQLQLILLKVSLLLGVEVHTGVDFQGFIEPSGENGWMAKLQPESHPAAAFQFDVFISAGGGRFVPNGFKRKELRGKLAIGITANFINRNTAAEVKVPEISGVARIYNQKFFKDLLTQTGIDLENIVYYKDDTHYFVMTAKRKSLLEKGVIKQDSSDVLQLLAPANVDDSALHRYAKEAAHFSTGGNLSDLEFARTPSGKPDVAMFDFTCMHRAENASLVRERRNKRLLMGLVGDCLVEPFWPLGTGIARGFLASFDAAWMVRSWGMGAPPLKVLAERESVYQLLSQTTPENTSKKYAGYSLDPKTRYQRLNLSSIQPNQVQNLYDVDKSHPMSKTPKDKPSHGTQDLVSGFEELLKWCQQHTSSYKNVKVKDFSQSWRSGLALCALIHHFRPHLIDMSSLDESSCVHNNQLAFSVLQKELGIPPVMSPTDLANSGQIDKLSMVLYLTQIKDAFTLPPKEPLDSLPLSKAATFSRTQSAVFFLSKLKHNSLQRRKDKLMSQRRAPAMQRGMEDEDPIPAPPPAPEPAPPKAPRRPTLKPKPTASVMMANSEECYFCGHRVYVLERISAEGKFFHRSCFTCHKCGITLRLGGYTFDENTGTFYCELHSEELMLANGVEASCEDDKETELFSDDYSPSPSDEDYECPQHTGALPCAPEEQSQHIFESKDSSEEPLVSESSTDPPATDEVEESPCPVPKPRLSRQITPDSVPSPPVAKPRTIHIQSPSMPEKAPPPSLLEDGPKPGSDSHPKQSLRKLQLSTEERSALGNLQSFSADSDSETHGGSSSCSSSSANAGGPLKPGLDGQEEEGYWSGSTASHFREKKTRRCLRKKEMLNGQSRPRSKFSPWNLSSPRISRDPRLSVHVGHPGSDADGTFAHVTSEKGIDGDDDDDDEDDMFEQDDDDQFEMFEVPTNPLQAQKLERKKTRTLERRARMSELQRFRQAQSIQRRLEEIEVTFKDLEHKGVDLEKRLRGEAGHDSDSPAEESEPHEEPEVLPAAGPDPASGGAPDMIEQWIQLVHEKNALVSEESDLMVASRQLELEDKQSMLELELRKYMDLKDKTPDELAAEEKILQEMIEVVDMRDSLVSFLDEKRQKEMSEEQEAFTIMEAKRHSKMASQVHWA; the protein is encoded by the exons ATGGCCAACCAGGAGTCTGCCAACGCTTCCCATGCTACGTTTGACCTTTTCATCCAAGCCAAGACGTGTCAGGAGGTGAAGCAGCACTTCAGCGATCTGTGTGTGCAGCTGAAGCTCGATCCCAAAGACTACAGGAGTTTCTACAGCAAGTTAAAAGAGAGACTGAACTACTGGAAGGCCAAAGCTTTGTGGACCAAGCTGGACAAAAGAGCTTCCCATGAAGATTACCAGCAAGGGAAGGCCTGCAGCAACAACAAg TGTCTGGTGTTGGGTGCTGGACCTTGTGGGCTGAGAACAGCCATTGAGCTCTCTCTGCTGGGAGCCCAGGTGGTGCTGGTGGAGAAAAGGGAGGACTTCTCCAGGAACAATGTTCTCCACCTGTGGCCCTTCACAATCTACGACCTCCGCGAGCTCGGAGCCAAAAAGTTCTACGGCAAATTCTGCTCCGGATCTCTGGACCACATCA GTATTCGTCAGCTGCAGTTAATACTTCTGAAAGTGTCTCTCCTCCTCGGGGTGGAGGTGCACACCGGAGTGGACTTTCAAGGCTTCATAGAACCCTCTGGAGAGAATG GTTGGATGGCCAAACTGCAGCCTGAGTCCCATCCTGCTGCAGCCTTTCAGTTTGATGTCTTTATTTCTGCTGGGGGGGGCAGGTTTGTCCCCAATG GTTTTAAGCGCAAAGAGCTGAGAGGAAAGCTGGCTATCGGCATCACCGCCAACTTCATCAACAGAAACACAGCAGCCGAGGTCAAAGTGCCAGAGATCAGCGGCGTGGCCCGCATCTATAACCAAAAGTTCTTCAAGGATCTGCTGACCCAGACGG GTATTGATTTGGAGAATATTGTCTACTACAAAGACGACACCCACTACTTTGTCATGACTGCCAAGAGGAAGAGTTTGCTGGAAAAGGGGGTCATTAAGCAG GACAGCAGCGAcgtgctgcagctgctggctcCAGCAAACGTGGATGACAGCGCTTTGCACCGCTATGCCAAAGAGGCTGCCCACTTCTCCACTGGAGGCAACCTGTCTGACCTGGAGTTTGCCAGGACTCCTTCAGGGAAGCCAGACGTGGCGATGTTTGACTTTACGTGCATGCACCGTGCCGAGAATGCATCTCTGGTCAGGGAAAGGAGGAACAAGAGGCTGTTGATGGGTCTTGTGGGAGACTGTCTGGTGGAG CCCTTCTGGCCTCTGGGGACCGGCATTGCCCGTGGCTTTCTGGCTTCCTTTGATGCAGCATGGATGGTTAGGAGCTGGGGCATGGGAGCCCCGCCCCTCAAGGTCCTAGCTGAGCG CGAGAGCGTCTACCAGCTGCTCTCCCAGACCACGCCGGAAAACACCAGCAAAAAGTACGCCGGCTACAGCCTCGATCCCAAAACCCGATACCAGAGACTCAACCTGTCCTCCATTCAACCCAACCAG GTGCAGAACCTATATGATGTGGATAAATCGCATCCCATGAGCAAGACGCCTAAGGATAAACCTTCCCACGGAACACAAG ATTTAGTCAGCGGTTTTGAGGAACTGCTGAAGTGGTGCCAGCAACACACCAGCAGTTACAAGAATGTGAAGGTGAAGGATTTTAGCCAGTCGTGGAGGTCGGGGCTGGCCCTGTGCGCTCTGATCCACCACTTCAGACCTCATCTCAT TGACATGTCGTCCCTGGATGAATCCAGCTGCGTTCACAACAACCAGCTGGCCTTCAGCGTCCTGCAGAAGGAGCTGGGCATCCCTCCGGTCATGTCTCCCACTGACTTGGCCAACAGCGGTCAGATAGACAAGTTGTCCATGGTGCTGTACCTCACCCAGATCAAAGACGCCTTCACGCTGCCACCTAAAG AACCGTTGGATTCCCTGCCGTTGTCCAAGGCTGCAACTTTCTCTCGAACCCAATCGGCTGTGTTTTTCCTGAGCAAACTGAAGCACAACTCTCTGCAAAGACGCAAG GACAAACTGATGTCTCAACGACGAGCTCCAGCCATGCAGAGAGGGATGGAAGATGAG GATCCGATTCCAGCCCCCCCTCCAGCGCCTGAACCCGCCCCCCCAAAGGCTCCTCGTCGCCCTACTCTGAAACCGAAGCCCACCGCCTCCGTGATGATGGCCAACAGCGAGGAGTGCTACTTCTGTGGTCACAGGGTGTACGTGCTGGAGCGCATCAGCGCCGAGGGGAAGTTCTTCCACCGGAGCTGCTTCACCTGCCACAAGTGCGGCATCACACTCAGGCTGGGAGGATACACCTTCGACGAGAACACAG GGACGTTTTACTGCGAGCTGCACTCTGAGGAGCTGATGCTTGCGAATGGGGTTGAAGCGTCTTGTGAG GATGATAAAGAGACGGAGCTCTTCAGTGACGATTACAGCCCATCACCATCGGACGAGGACTATGAATGCCCCCAACACACCGGCGCACTTCCATGTGCTCCAGAGGAGCAAAGTCAGCACATTTTTGAGTCTAAAGACAGCTCGGAAGAGCCTCTTGTGTCCGAATCGTCCACAGATCCTCCAGCAACTGATGAGGTGGAGGAGTCACCGTGTCCGGTCCCAAAGCCACGCCTTTCCCGGCAGATCACTCCGGACTCTGTTCCGTCCCCCCCAGTGGCAAAGCCGCGTACGATCCACATCCAGAGCCCCTCCATGCCTGAAAAAGCTCCGCCTCCTTCCCTACTGGAAGACGGCCCAAAGCCCGGGTCGGACTCCCATCCAAAGCAGTCCCTTCGCAAGCTTCAGTTGAGCACCGAGGAGAGAAGTGCTCTGGGAAACCTGCAGAGCTTCAGTGCTGACTCTGACTCCGAGACCCAtggcggatcctcctcctgctcttcctcctcagcTAATGCAGGAGGACCTCTCAAACCGGGACTGGAcgggcaggaggaggagggctaCTGGAGTGGGAGCACTGCCAGCCACTTCCGGGAGAAGAAGACTCGACGCTGCCTCAGAAAGAAGGAGATGCTGAACGGTCAGAGCAGACCCCGGTCCAAGTTCTCCCCCTGGAATCTCTCCTCCCCGAGGATCAGCCGAGACCCGAGGCTTAGCGTCCATGTCGGTCATCCAGGGAGCGACG cagatgggACCTTTGCACACGTCACCTCGGAGAAGGGCATCGATGGAGATGACGACGACGATGACGAGGATGACATGTTTGAACAAGATGACGATGACCAGTTTGAGATG TTCGAGGTGCCGACCAACCCTCTTCAGGCCCAGAAGCTGGAGCGGAAGAAGACGAGGACTTTGGAGCGCCGCGCCAGGATGAGTGAATTACAGCGATTCCGTCAAGCTCAG TCCATCCAGAGAAGACTAGAGGAGATCGAGGTGACCTTTAAGGACCTGGAGCACAAAGGTGTGGATCTGGAGAAACGTCTGCGAGGAGAGGCTG GACACGACAGTGACTCGCCTGCTGAAGAGTCTGAACCTCATGAGGAGCCTGAAGTCCTTCCAGCTGCAGGCCCAGACCCAG ccagcGGAGGCGCTCCAGACATGATCGAACAGTGGATCCAGCTTGTCCATGAGAAGAACGCCCTGGTGTCTGAGGAGTCGGACCTCATGGTGGC GTCCCGCCAGCTGGAACTGGAAGACAAGCAGAGTATGTTGGAGCTGGAGCTCAGGAAGTACATGGATCTGAAAG ACAAGACGCCAGACGAGCTGGCGGCGGAGGAGAAAATCCTCCAGGAGATGATCGAGGTGGTGGACATGAGAGACTCTCTGGTTTCCTTTCTGGACGAGAAGAGGCAGAAGGAGATGAGCGAGGAGCAGGAAGCTTTCACCATCATGGAGGCCAAACGCCACTCAAAGATGGCGTCTCAGGTCCACTGGGCTTGA
- the LOC101171492 gene encoding F-actin-monooxygenase mical1 isoform X4, translating into MANQESANASHATFDLFIQAKTCQEVKQHFSDLCVQLKLDPKDYRSFYSKLKERLNYWKAKALWTKLDKRASHEDYQQGKACSNNKCLVLGAGPCGLRTAIELSLLGAQVVLVEKREDFSRNNVLHLWPFTIYDLRELGAKKFYGKFCSGSLDHISIRQLQLILLKVSLLLGVEVHTGVDFQGFIEPSGENGWMAKLQPESHPAAAFQFDVFISAGGGRFVPNGFKRKELRGKLAIGITANFINRNTAAEVKVPEISGVARIYNQKFFKDLLTQTGIDLENIVYYKDDTHYFVMTAKRKSLLEKGVIKQDSSDVLQLLAPANVDDSALHRYAKEAAHFSTGGNLSDLEFARTPSGKPDVAMFDFTCMHRAENASLVRERRNKRLLMGLVGDCLVEPFWPLGTGIARGFLASFDAAWMVRSWGMGAPPLKVLAERESVYQLLSQTTPENTSKKYAGYSLDPKTRYQRLNLSSIQPNQVQNLYDVDKSHPMSKTPKDKPSHGTQDLVSGFEELLKWCQQHTSSYKNVKVKDFSQSWRSGLALCALIHHFRPHLIDMSSLDESSCVHNNQLAFSVLQKELGIPPVMSPTDLANSGQIDKLSMVLYLTQIKDAFTLPPKEPLDSLPLSKAATFSRTQSAVFFLSKLKHNSLQRRKDKLMSQRRAPAMQRGMEDEDRDPIPAPPPAPEPAPPKAPRRPTLKPKPTASVMMANSEECYFCGHRVYVLERISAEGKFFHRSCFTCHKCGITLRLGGYTFDENTGTFYCELHSEELMLANGVEASCEDDKETELFSDDYSPSPSDEDYECPQHTGALPCAPEEQSQHIFESKDSSEEPLVSESSTDPPATDEVEESPCPVPKPRLSRQITPDSVPSPPVAKPRTIHIQSPSMPEKAPPPSLLEDGPKPGSDSHPKQSLRKLQLSTEERSALGNLQSFSADSDSETHGGSSSCSSSSANAGGPLKPGLDGQEEEGYWSGSTASHFREKKTRRCLRKKEMLNGQSRPRSKFSPWNLSSPRISRDPRLSVHVGHPGSDADGTFAHVTSEKGIDGDDDDDDEDDMFEQDDDDQFEMFEVPTNPLQAQKLERKKTRTLERRARMSELQRFRQAQSIQRRLEEIEVTFKDLEHKGVDLEKRLRGEAASGGAPDMIEQWIQLVHEKNALVSEESDLMVASRQLELEDKQSMLELELRKYMDLKDKTPDELAAEEKILQEMIEVVDMRDSLVSFLDEKRQKEMSEEQEAFTIMEAKRHSKMASQVHWA; encoded by the exons ATGGCCAACCAGGAGTCTGCCAACGCTTCCCATGCTACGTTTGACCTTTTCATCCAAGCCAAGACGTGTCAGGAGGTGAAGCAGCACTTCAGCGATCTGTGTGTGCAGCTGAAGCTCGATCCCAAAGACTACAGGAGTTTCTACAGCAAGTTAAAAGAGAGACTGAACTACTGGAAGGCCAAAGCTTTGTGGACCAAGCTGGACAAAAGAGCTTCCCATGAAGATTACCAGCAAGGGAAGGCCTGCAGCAACAACAAg TGTCTGGTGTTGGGTGCTGGACCTTGTGGGCTGAGAACAGCCATTGAGCTCTCTCTGCTGGGAGCCCAGGTGGTGCTGGTGGAGAAAAGGGAGGACTTCTCCAGGAACAATGTTCTCCACCTGTGGCCCTTCACAATCTACGACCTCCGCGAGCTCGGAGCCAAAAAGTTCTACGGCAAATTCTGCTCCGGATCTCTGGACCACATCA GTATTCGTCAGCTGCAGTTAATACTTCTGAAAGTGTCTCTCCTCCTCGGGGTGGAGGTGCACACCGGAGTGGACTTTCAAGGCTTCATAGAACCCTCTGGAGAGAATG GTTGGATGGCCAAACTGCAGCCTGAGTCCCATCCTGCTGCAGCCTTTCAGTTTGATGTCTTTATTTCTGCTGGGGGGGGCAGGTTTGTCCCCAATG GTTTTAAGCGCAAAGAGCTGAGAGGAAAGCTGGCTATCGGCATCACCGCCAACTTCATCAACAGAAACACAGCAGCCGAGGTCAAAGTGCCAGAGATCAGCGGCGTGGCCCGCATCTATAACCAAAAGTTCTTCAAGGATCTGCTGACCCAGACGG GTATTGATTTGGAGAATATTGTCTACTACAAAGACGACACCCACTACTTTGTCATGACTGCCAAGAGGAAGAGTTTGCTGGAAAAGGGGGTCATTAAGCAG GACAGCAGCGAcgtgctgcagctgctggctcCAGCAAACGTGGATGACAGCGCTTTGCACCGCTATGCCAAAGAGGCTGCCCACTTCTCCACTGGAGGCAACCTGTCTGACCTGGAGTTTGCCAGGACTCCTTCAGGGAAGCCAGACGTGGCGATGTTTGACTTTACGTGCATGCACCGTGCCGAGAATGCATCTCTGGTCAGGGAAAGGAGGAACAAGAGGCTGTTGATGGGTCTTGTGGGAGACTGTCTGGTGGAG CCCTTCTGGCCTCTGGGGACCGGCATTGCCCGTGGCTTTCTGGCTTCCTTTGATGCAGCATGGATGGTTAGGAGCTGGGGCATGGGAGCCCCGCCCCTCAAGGTCCTAGCTGAGCG CGAGAGCGTCTACCAGCTGCTCTCCCAGACCACGCCGGAAAACACCAGCAAAAAGTACGCCGGCTACAGCCTCGATCCCAAAACCCGATACCAGAGACTCAACCTGTCCTCCATTCAACCCAACCAG GTGCAGAACCTATATGATGTGGATAAATCGCATCCCATGAGCAAGACGCCTAAGGATAAACCTTCCCACGGAACACAAG ATTTAGTCAGCGGTTTTGAGGAACTGCTGAAGTGGTGCCAGCAACACACCAGCAGTTACAAGAATGTGAAGGTGAAGGATTTTAGCCAGTCGTGGAGGTCGGGGCTGGCCCTGTGCGCTCTGATCCACCACTTCAGACCTCATCTCAT TGACATGTCGTCCCTGGATGAATCCAGCTGCGTTCACAACAACCAGCTGGCCTTCAGCGTCCTGCAGAAGGAGCTGGGCATCCCTCCGGTCATGTCTCCCACTGACTTGGCCAACAGCGGTCAGATAGACAAGTTGTCCATGGTGCTGTACCTCACCCAGATCAAAGACGCCTTCACGCTGCCACCTAAAG AACCGTTGGATTCCCTGCCGTTGTCCAAGGCTGCAACTTTCTCTCGAACCCAATCGGCTGTGTTTTTCCTGAGCAAACTGAAGCACAACTCTCTGCAAAGACGCAAG GACAAACTGATGTCTCAACGACGAGCTCCAGCCATGCAGAGAGGGATGGAAGATGAGGACAGg GATCCGATTCCAGCCCCCCCTCCAGCGCCTGAACCCGCCCCCCCAAAGGCTCCTCGTCGCCCTACTCTGAAACCGAAGCCCACCGCCTCCGTGATGATGGCCAACAGCGAGGAGTGCTACTTCTGTGGTCACAGGGTGTACGTGCTGGAGCGCATCAGCGCCGAGGGGAAGTTCTTCCACCGGAGCTGCTTCACCTGCCACAAGTGCGGCATCACACTCAGGCTGGGAGGATACACCTTCGACGAGAACACAG GGACGTTTTACTGCGAGCTGCACTCTGAGGAGCTGATGCTTGCGAATGGGGTTGAAGCGTCTTGTGAG GATGATAAAGAGACGGAGCTCTTCAGTGACGATTACAGCCCATCACCATCGGACGAGGACTATGAATGCCCCCAACACACCGGCGCACTTCCATGTGCTCCAGAGGAGCAAAGTCAGCACATTTTTGAGTCTAAAGACAGCTCGGAAGAGCCTCTTGTGTCCGAATCGTCCACAGATCCTCCAGCAACTGATGAGGTGGAGGAGTCACCGTGTCCGGTCCCAAAGCCACGCCTTTCCCGGCAGATCACTCCGGACTCTGTTCCGTCCCCCCCAGTGGCAAAGCCGCGTACGATCCACATCCAGAGCCCCTCCATGCCTGAAAAAGCTCCGCCTCCTTCCCTACTGGAAGACGGCCCAAAGCCCGGGTCGGACTCCCATCCAAAGCAGTCCCTTCGCAAGCTTCAGTTGAGCACCGAGGAGAGAAGTGCTCTGGGAAACCTGCAGAGCTTCAGTGCTGACTCTGACTCCGAGACCCAtggcggatcctcctcctgctcttcctcctcagcTAATGCAGGAGGACCTCTCAAACCGGGACTGGAcgggcaggaggaggagggctaCTGGAGTGGGAGCACTGCCAGCCACTTCCGGGAGAAGAAGACTCGACGCTGCCTCAGAAAGAAGGAGATGCTGAACGGTCAGAGCAGACCCCGGTCCAAGTTCTCCCCCTGGAATCTCTCCTCCCCGAGGATCAGCCGAGACCCGAGGCTTAGCGTCCATGTCGGTCATCCAGGGAGCGACG cagatgggACCTTTGCACACGTCACCTCGGAGAAGGGCATCGATGGAGATGACGACGACGATGACGAGGATGACATGTTTGAACAAGATGACGATGACCAGTTTGAGATG TTCGAGGTGCCGACCAACCCTCTTCAGGCCCAGAAGCTGGAGCGGAAGAAGACGAGGACTTTGGAGCGCCGCGCCAGGATGAGTGAATTACAGCGATTCCGTCAAGCTCAG TCCATCCAGAGAAGACTAGAGGAGATCGAGGTGACCTTTAAGGACCTGGAGCACAAAGGTGTGGATCTGGAGAAACGTCTGCGAGGAGAGGCTG ccagcGGAGGCGCTCCAGACATGATCGAACAGTGGATCCAGCTTGTCCATGAGAAGAACGCCCTGGTGTCTGAGGAGTCGGACCTCATGGTGGC GTCCCGCCAGCTGGAACTGGAAGACAAGCAGAGTATGTTGGAGCTGGAGCTCAGGAAGTACATGGATCTGAAAG ACAAGACGCCAGACGAGCTGGCGGCGGAGGAGAAAATCCTCCAGGAGATGATCGAGGTGGTGGACATGAGAGACTCTCTGGTTTCCTTTCTGGACGAGAAGAGGCAGAAGGAGATGAGCGAGGAGCAGGAAGCTTTCACCATCATGGAGGCCAAACGCCACTCAAAGATGGCGTCTCAGGTCCACTGGGCTTGA